From Bacteroidota bacterium, a single genomic window includes:
- a CDS encoding UbiA prenyltransferase family protein — protein sequence MKISAYIKLLRPHQYLKNAFILSPLFFAFKFNDLHLLGRVGLVTLLFCFVASAIYVLNDYFDIEADRNHPVKKDRPMASGAVPVSHGLIMMAVFAIVGCVGIYLISPAAFWLTVVYMVNNLLYSFRLKHIPILDITLLSVGFVLRLYIGSAAAAGEVPLSMWIVLITFLLALFLALAKRRDDVLLSAEGKKVRKAIDGYNLEFINGAMMVMASVVIVSYISYCISEEVTTRLKTENLYFTVIFVVLGILRYMQITFVEQKSGSPTKVLIRDLFLQLVILGWLISFAMLVPAAHELIFGWVG from the coding sequence ATGAAGATCAGCGCTTATATCAAGCTTTTGCGGCCCCATCAGTACCTGAAGAATGCCTTCATTCTGTCGCCGCTGTTTTTTGCGTTCAAGTTCAATGACTTGCACCTCCTCGGGCGCGTGGGTTTGGTGACCTTGTTGTTCTGTTTCGTAGCGAGCGCGATCTATGTGCTCAACGATTACTTCGACATCGAAGCCGATCGCAACCACCCTGTCAAAAAGGACCGTCCGATGGCCTCCGGGGCCGTTCCGGTTTCGCATGGCCTGATCATGATGGCTGTTTTTGCCATTGTCGGATGCGTTGGGATCTACCTGATCAGTCCGGCAGCATTTTGGCTGACAGTGGTTTACATGGTCAACAATCTGCTGTATTCCTTCCGTTTGAAGCATATTCCGATCCTCGACATCACCCTGCTCAGCGTCGGATTTGTGCTGCGCTTGTATATCGGTTCTGCAGCGGCTGCCGGTGAGGTTCCGCTGTCCATGTGGATCGTCTTGATCACCTTCCTCTTGGCGTTGTTTTTGGCCTTGGCCAAGCGCCGTGACGATGTTTTGTTGAGCGCCGAGGGCAAAAAAGTGCGCAAAGCGATCGACGGTTACAACCTCGAATTCATCAACGGTGCCATGATGGTCATGGCTTCTGTGGTGATCGTGAGCTATATCTCCTATTGCATTTCGGAAGAAGTAACCACACGTTTGAAAACAGAAAACCTGTATTTCACGGTCATTTTCGTGGTTTTGGGCATCCTGCGCTACATGCAGATCACATTCGTCGAGCAAAAAAGTGGAAGTCCGACGAAGGTGCTGATCCGCGATCTTTTCTTGCAGTTGGTGATTTTGGGTTGGCTGATCAGCTTTGCGATGCTCGTTCCTGCTGCCCACGAACTGATCTTTGGCTGGGTCGGTTAA
- a CDS encoding gliding motility-associated C-terminal domain-containing protein has translation MEIFLHHHPETSLNVSAFNENMNCRKSSPLALLSSLGAFFLIWLVGFGALHASHNLAGDITYRYLGGTQVEITVTTFTDPSAAFVDRCNIDIEIFNSTGTNRIAQVTNIPRQNGPWNVDPQFPSVTCSNAQMGEYIIGSIKKNIYRTTYTLPGPGYYLVRYYDVARLNDIINMDNSGSQAFFIESTILINSYLGAQNSPQFLNHPIDEACTGKLWTHNPGGYDPDGDSLAYKFVNCRQYDPPSIPSPITCSGFVMPDVISPNGPISIDVHTGLITWDVPNVIGIYNIAFVIEEYRDGVRIGFSYRDMAIFVNPCDNDPPVIEAPTELCVFAGDTVTIDFKIWDPNFFSSVSPPGDSIYFYLNNGGNQLNGPFAVTTSPAEIVITEPVGTQFPPDFPVAYDDTIKGRITWRTDCDHVRPSFYQIDFYAHDNISYYDDNRMLSANLITMIKVLPRPLEGLTAVAANREITLNWTPHVCDSARGYEIYRRLGGGAWNEDTVCCSSDPSTAGFQLLGTTLGRNNTTFVDDNGGLGFDYGVEYCYIVRAFFDEGLRSCATDIVCVEIQKDFPVLLKDSVAVTDAALGEIQVEWSQPDNVDSIFQGPYTYHLLRATGIDGPPVWTTIATGLAFDDTTYRDTGLNTEATGFRYRVDLYDANDVLIVTGNSGSSIFLTITPGDKILNLEWREFVPWRNRKYYIYRADFLAAPYVLIDSVVGIGTNRHIYRDDSLTNFEDYCYVVVSEGEYLAGEGVPDSVKNASQKTCGIPQDFEPPCIGTVTIDTTRNCENFSLGFSWTYPDSACGADLDYFTIYRADNREGVYQEVARIDSGTTSYNFGGLPSLADCYGITATDTNGNESSMRIYCFENCPELDLGNVFTPNGDGINDYFSPVLDRSLRVTVVQVYDRWGKAVFVSNSVNNNDQLWDGNNNNGNAVPEGVYYYVIRFEEDHLPGFVPRPPVTGVITLLR, from the coding sequence ATGGAAATTTTTCTGCACCACCACCCTGAAACATCTTTGAACGTCTCGGCGTTTAATGAGAACATGAATTGCCGAAAGTCCTCACCGCTTGCCTTGCTGAGTTCTCTGGGTGCATTTTTCCTGATCTGGCTCGTCGGATTTGGCGCACTTCACGCCTCCCACAACCTCGCAGGAGACATCACCTACCGCTATCTTGGTGGCACTCAAGTCGAAATTACCGTAACGACTTTCACCGATCCCTCCGCAGCATTCGTGGATCGTTGCAACATCGACATCGAGATTTTCAATTCGACCGGCACCAACCGTATTGCCCAAGTGACCAATATCCCACGGCAAAACGGACCTTGGAACGTAGATCCTCAATTCCCCAGCGTAACCTGCTCCAACGCGCAAATGGGCGAATACATCATCGGATCCATCAAAAAGAACATCTATCGGACTACATACACTTTGCCAGGACCGGGTTATTACCTTGTGCGCTACTATGATGTCGCCAGGTTGAATGACATCATTAACATGGACAATTCCGGAAGCCAAGCCTTCTTTATAGAGTCCACCATCCTCATCAACTCTTATCTCGGGGCACAAAACTCTCCGCAGTTTCTCAATCACCCCATTGATGAGGCTTGTACCGGCAAACTCTGGACGCATAATCCAGGAGGGTATGACCCCGATGGCGACTCCCTCGCTTACAAGTTTGTCAATTGCCGGCAGTACGATCCCCCATCCATCCCGTCCCCGATTACCTGCTCCGGCTTTGTAATGCCCGATGTCATCAGCCCCAACGGACCCATTTCGATCGATGTTCATACCGGACTGATCACTTGGGATGTCCCGAATGTCATCGGTATATATAATATAGCGTTTGTGATTGAAGAGTACCGTGACGGCGTTCGAATCGGATTCTCTTACCGGGACATGGCGATATTTGTCAATCCCTGCGACAACGATCCGCCCGTCATCGAGGCGCCGACTGAACTCTGTGTTTTTGCGGGAGACACGGTGACCATTGACTTCAAGATTTGGGACCCCAACTTCTTCTCCTCGGTGTCGCCGCCCGGAGACAGTATCTACTTCTATCTTAACAACGGCGGAAATCAGCTCAATGGACCGTTTGCGGTAACCACGAGCCCTGCCGAAATCGTCATCACGGAGCCGGTGGGAACGCAGTTTCCTCCAGACTTTCCAGTGGCCTACGACGACACGATCAAAGGACGCATCACTTGGCGCACGGATTGCGACCATGTGCGACCTTCATTTTATCAAATCGACTTCTATGCGCACGACAACATCTCTTACTACGACGACAATAGGATGTTGAGCGCAAATCTGATCACCATGATCAAGGTCTTACCAAGACCACTCGAAGGACTTACGGCCGTTGCCGCCAACCGTGAAATCACCTTAAATTGGACGCCTCATGTCTGTGATTCTGCACGAGGCTACGAAATCTACAGGCGTTTGGGTGGAGGCGCATGGAATGAGGATACCGTTTGCTGTAGCAGCGATCCAAGTACCGCAGGTTTCCAATTGCTCGGCACAACCCTTGGTCGTAACAACACCACATTTGTTGATGACAATGGCGGACTTGGCTTTGATTACGGTGTTGAATACTGCTATATCGTCAGGGCATTCTTTGACGAAGGCCTCCGCTCCTGTGCTACAGATATCGTTTGTGTCGAAATTCAGAAGGATTTCCCGGTATTGCTGAAGGACAGCGTCGCCGTGACGGATGCTGCGCTTGGCGAAATTCAAGTAGAATGGTCACAACCGGACAATGTCGATTCCATCTTCCAAGGTCCATACACCTATCATTTGTTGCGGGCAACGGGCATTGATGGCCCCCCTGTCTGGACCACCATCGCCACCGGACTTGCTTTCGATGATACCACCTATCGGGATACAGGACTGAATACCGAGGCAACCGGGTTCCGGTACCGCGTGGACCTCTACGATGCCAATGACGTGTTGATCGTCACGGGGAATTCCGGGTCCAGTATTTTCCTTACCATTACCCCCGGAGACAAGATTCTGAATCTGGAATGGCGCGAATTTGTGCCTTGGCGCAATCGAAAATATTATATCTATCGGGCAGACTTCCTTGCTGCGCCTTATGTTTTGATAGATTCGGTCGTCGGTATCGGCACCAACAGACATATCTACCGCGACGACAGCCTCACAAACTTTGAGGACTATTGCTACGTGGTTGTATCTGAGGGTGAGTACCTTGCTGGCGAAGGTGTGCCTGATTCCGTAAAAAATGCCTCGCAAAAGACCTGTGGAATTCCGCAGGATTTTGAACCGCCGTGCATCGGCACGGTGACGATCGATACTACGCGCAACTGCGAAAACTTCAGCCTCGGATTTTCTTGGACCTATCCTGACAGCGCCTGCGGTGCGGATTTGGATTATTTCACAATCTATCGCGCCGACAACCGCGAGGGAGTTTACCAAGAAGTGGCCCGTATCGACAGTGGAACAACGAGTTACAACTTCGGCGGATTGCCATCTTTGGCCGACTGCTACGGAATCACCGCCACGGATACCAACGGAAATGAAAGTTCGATGCGGATTTACTGCTTTGAAAACTGTCCCGAGTTGGACTTGGGCAACGTATTCACTCCGAATGGGGATGGTATCAATGACTACTTCTCTCCAGTCTTGGACCGCAGCTTGCGCGTGACGGTGGTGCAAGTCTATGATCGCTGGGGCAAGGCGGTGTTTGTCTCCAATTCGGTCAACAACAATGATCAACTCTGGGACGGCAACAACAACAATGGAAATGCGGTGCCTGAAGGTGTCTATTATTATGTGATCCGATTCGAAGAGGACCATCTCCCTGGGTTCGTGCCCCGTCCTCCCGTCACAGGCGTCATTACATTGCTCAGATAA
- a CDS encoding riboflavin synthase — protein sequence MFTGIIESTGRLISRKSEGSNIVFRIATVLDEPIKVDQSIAHNGVCLTVTEIFENIPEGNKEYTVVAVEETLKKTNLGSVQAGDIFNIERCLKAGQRMDGHFVQGHVDTTGLVTGVKDVDGSWMFHFSFPAEFSNLMVDKGSICVNGVSLTVVESGTGHFSVTIIPYTYEHTNFHAFKVGDQVNLEFDILGKYLHKIYGPKD from the coding sequence GTGTTTACTGGAATCATTGAAAGTACCGGTCGACTGATTTCCCGGAAATCAGAAGGCAGCAACATCGTCTTTCGCATCGCGACCGTCCTGGACGAGCCCATTAAGGTCGATCAAAGCATTGCTCATAACGGGGTTTGTCTCACTGTCACCGAAATCTTTGAAAATATTCCGGAAGGCAACAAGGAATACACCGTTGTGGCCGTCGAAGAAACGCTGAAAAAGACCAATCTTGGAAGCGTGCAAGCAGGCGACATCTTCAACATCGAACGCTGCCTGAAGGCTGGACAAAGAATGGATGGCCACTTCGTCCAAGGGCATGTGGACACAACCGGACTTGTAACAGGCGTCAAAGACGTCGACGGTTCCTGGATGTTTCACTTTTCCTTCCCCGCCGAATTCAGCAATTTGATGGTTGATAAAGGGTCGATTTGTGTGAACGGGGTGAGTTTGACCGTCGTGGAATCTGGAACCGGCCACTTCTCGGTGACCATCATTCCCTACACCTACGAACATACCAACTTCCATGCATTCAAAGTCGGGGATCAAGTGAATCTCGAATTTGACATTCTCGGGAAGTATTTGCACAAAATCTACGGACCCAAGGATTAA
- the rpsI gene encoding 30S ribosomal protein S9, with translation MDTIVKVGRRKTSVARCFFKPAKKAGGGTIMVNDRPMEIFFPVDILQIKVMQPFAVLNLSAADYDIQVNVNGGGITGQAEAVRMGFSRVLVEINEENKKPLRGAGFMTRDSRMVERKKYGQPKARKKTQFSKR, from the coding sequence ATGGATACGATTGTAAAAGTAGGCCGAAGGAAAACATCCGTGGCAAGGTGCTTCTTCAAGCCTGCAAAAAAGGCCGGTGGTGGTACGATCATGGTAAATGACCGTCCAATGGAAATTTTCTTTCCGGTAGATATTCTGCAGATCAAGGTCATGCAGCCCTTTGCTGTGCTCAACCTGAGCGCCGCTGACTACGACATCCAAGTGAATGTCAATGGCGGTGGTATCACAGGTCAAGCCGAAGCCGTGAGAATGGGCTTTTCTCGCGTGCTCGTAGAGATCAACGAGGAAAATAAGAAGCCATTGCGTGGTGCAGGCTTCATGACGCGTGATTCACGCATGGTCGAGCGTAAAAAATACGGTCAACCAAAAGCCCGTAAAAAGACTCAATTCTCCAAGCGTTAA
- the rpsB gene encoding 30S ribosomal protein S2, protein MAAITYNDLLEAGVHFGHLTRKWNPAMAPYIFMERNGIHVIDLNKTHKMLEEALKVVRQLSASGRKILFVATKKQAKDIVAAEAIRVNMPFVTERWLGGMLTNFATVRKSIKKMGAIEKMETDGTFERLSKKERLMKSREKAKLEKFFKGISTLNRLPSAIFIVDIKKEHIAVSEAKKLNIPTFAMVDTNSNPNEVDFAIPANDDAAKSIQLIVRAICDAINDGLDERKKKREEDRITEEADRQKGAEEDSDED, encoded by the coding sequence ATGGCAGCAATTACTTATAATGATCTTTTGGAGGCAGGTGTACACTTCGGTCACTTGACCCGCAAGTGGAACCCAGCCATGGCGCCCTACATTTTCATGGAGCGCAATGGTATCCACGTGATTGACCTCAACAAGACGCACAAGATGCTGGAAGAAGCACTCAAAGTAGTGCGTCAGCTTTCTGCATCAGGTCGCAAGATTCTTTTTGTCGCTACCAAAAAGCAGGCAAAAGACATCGTTGCAGCAGAAGCAATCCGCGTCAACATGCCGTTTGTTACCGAACGTTGGTTGGGTGGTATGCTTACCAACTTCGCTACCGTTCGCAAATCCATCAAGAAGATGGGTGCCATCGAGAAGATGGAAACCGACGGAACCTTTGAGCGTTTGAGCAAGAAGGAAAGGTTGATGAAGAGCCGCGAGAAGGCCAAATTGGAGAAATTCTTCAAAGGTATCTCTACCCTCAATCGCCTCCCATCCGCGATCTTTATCGTCGACATCAAGAAGGAGCACATTGCAGTTTCTGAAGCCAAGAAACTCAACATCCCTACCTTCGCTATGGTCGATACCAATAGCAACCCCAATGAAGTCGACTTCGCCATCCCAGCCAATGATGACGCAGCAAAGTCGATTCAGCTGATCGTGCGTGCCATCTGCGACGCCATCAACGATGGCCTCGACGAGCGCAAGAAGAAGCGTGAAGA
- the rplM gene encoding 50S ribosomal protein L13, with translation MDTLSYKTQYAKPQTVEKKWLIIDAEGQILGRLCSQIASILRGKHKPSYSPHVDCGDNVIVINAEKIRLTGKKWVEKEHVWYTGHPGGQRSLNMIELMRRDPRRPVELAVKRMLPKNKLGNDMYRNLRVYAGTNHGHEAQNPELYQLKYDSKA, from the coding sequence ATGGATACGCTTAGTTACAAGACCCAGTACGCGAAGCCGCAGACGGTGGAGAAAAAATGGCTCATCATTGACGCCGAAGGCCAAATCTTAGGTCGTCTCTGCAGCCAGATCGCTTCTATCCTGCGCGGAAAGCACAAGCCTTCCTACAGCCCTCACGTGGACTGTGGTGACAATGTGATCGTGATCAACGCAGAAAAAATTCGCCTCACCGGTAAGAAGTGGGTAGAAAAAGAGCACGTTTGGTACACAGGTCACCCTGGTGGTCAGCGCTCCTTGAACATGATCGAGCTGATGCGCCGTGACCCACGTCGTCCTGTCGAGCTCGCTGTCAAGCGCATGCTCCCCAAAAACAAGTTGGGCAATGACATGTACCGCAACTTGCGTGTATATGCTGGAACCAACCATGGCCATGAGGCCCAAAACCCAGAACTCTATCAGTTGAAATACGATTCCAAAGCATAA
- a CDS encoding serine hydrolase, whose protein sequence is MRKRLLLIGLPMLCLLLTACTGGRMLIYNFSDIKDYKRFPARELPAAATPFRFAERDAAYIQGKDIRISHKNRHEHLDSLLLGSNTVAFLIIQHDTILYERYFRKYDRESLVASFSMAKSYTSALVGCALADGLIKSIEDKMVDYLPELQGKGLEDVKIRHLLQMTSGIHHEENYYNPFAGVARLYYGKHLHRQIRHIGKDMPAGHYFKYKSINTQLLGEIVARVTGKSLTQYMNEKIWSQIGTEYPATWSIDQKKDGMEKAFSSINATARDFAKFGRLYLHKGNWNGKQLISKEWVEESTKVDAQDGSVTYYQYQWWLPTKTGDFMANGHLGQYIYVNPAKDLIVVRLGKNEGKVSWWQAFTEIAAQL, encoded by the coding sequence ATGCGAAAAAGACTGCTCCTGATCGGCTTGCCGATGCTTTGCCTGCTGCTGACCGCTTGCACCGGCGGCCGGATGCTGATTTACAACTTCAGTGACATCAAGGATTACAAGCGGTTTCCTGCGCGCGAACTTCCGGCCGCTGCCACGCCTTTCCGATTTGCCGAACGCGACGCGGCCTACATTCAGGGAAAAGACATCCGCATCAGCCACAAAAACCGCCATGAGCACCTCGACAGCCTGCTTTTGGGCAGCAATACCGTCGCCTTCCTCATCATTCAGCACGATACGATTCTCTACGAACGGTATTTTCGCAAATATGATCGGGAAAGTCTCGTGGCTTCGTTTTCGATGGCCAAAAGCTATACCTCAGCGCTTGTCGGCTGCGCCTTGGCCGATGGCTTGATCAAAAGCATCGAGGACAAAATGGTCGATTACCTCCCCGAATTGCAGGGCAAAGGGCTGGAGGATGTCAAAATCAGGCACTTGCTCCAAATGACGTCCGGCATCCACCACGAGGAAAACTATTACAACCCCTTTGCCGGCGTCGCAAGGCTGTACTACGGGAAACACTTGCACCGGCAAATCCGACACATCGGCAAAGACATGCCTGCAGGGCATTATTTCAAGTACAAAAGCATCAACACGCAACTGCTCGGCGAAATTGTGGCCCGCGTAACGGGAAAGTCGCTCACGCAGTACATGAACGAAAAAATCTGGTCACAAATCGGCACGGAATATCCTGCCACGTGGAGCATTGACCAGAAAAAGGACGGCATGGAAAAGGCATTCAGCAGCATCAATGCCACCGCACGCGACTTTGCAAAATTTGGGCGACTGTACCTGCACAAAGGAAATTGGAATGGCAAACAGCTGATTTCCAAGGAATGGGTCGAGGAAAGCACCAAGGTCGATGCGCAGGACGGTTCGGTCACTTATTATCAATATCAGTGGTGGCTCCCCACCAAAACCGGCGACTTCATGGCCAACGGCCACCTCGGACAATATATATATGTGAATCCCGCCAAGGATTTGATCGTCGTGCGCCTCGGAAAAAACGAAGGCAAGGTCAGTTGGTGGCAGGCATTCACAGAAATCGCCGCACAATTGTAA
- a CDS encoding tRNA-(ms[2]io[6]A)-hydroxylase: MLGLKLNTDPKWVKNVVEGNVSEILTDHAYCEQKAASHAITFIVKFPERTELVNAMIDLAREEMAHFKMVHQLIQQRGFVLGRERKDDYVNELSKFVRNGLDRESLLLDRLLVSAMIEARSCERFKVLHDHINDPELAKFYYDLMASEARHYTMFIRLAKEYNDHAVVDKRWEEMLVFEADVISRYGTVGRIHG; the protein is encoded by the coding sequence ATGCTCGGTCTCAAACTCAACACCGACCCGAAATGGGTCAAAAATGTCGTCGAAGGCAATGTCTCCGAGATCCTGACCGACCATGCCTATTGTGAGCAAAAGGCTGCAAGCCACGCGATTACGTTTATCGTGAAGTTCCCGGAGCGCACCGAACTGGTCAATGCCATGATCGACCTTGCACGCGAGGAAATGGCCCATTTCAAGATGGTACATCAACTGATTCAGCAGCGCGGATTTGTGCTCGGGCGCGAACGCAAGGACGATTACGTGAACGAACTGAGCAAATTCGTTAGGAATGGGCTGGATCGGGAATCGCTGTTGCTTGATCGTTTGTTGGTTTCAGCGATGATTGAGGCGCGCAGTTGCGAGCGCTTCAAAGTGCTGCACGACCACATCAACGATCCCGAATTGGCCAAGTTTTACTACGACTTGATGGCTTCGGAAGCGCGGCACTACACGATGTTCATCCGATTGGCCAAAGAATACAATGATCACGCTGTTGTGGACAAACGATGGGAGGAAATGCTCGTCTTTGAAGCAGATGTGATTTCGCGCTACGGGACAGTCGGACGGATCCACGGCTGA
- the purL gene encoding phosphoribosylformylglycinamidine synthase subunit PurL produces MAQKSVDQPATLEQAKKLGLLEEEFNRICDILGRQPNFTELSIFSVMWSEHCSYKNSILQLKRLPKEGKRVLAGAGEENAGLMDIGDGLAVAFKIESHNHPSAIEPYQGAATGVGGIHRDIFTMGARPICSLNSLRFGNLDLAKTKHLVKGVVKGIGDYGNAFGVPTVGGEVYFDDCYNTNPLVNAMSVGIVKIGETASAIAKGPGNPVFIVGSTTGKDGIHGATFASGDIHEDSIKDLPSVQVGDPFTEKLLLEASLEVIRSGAVVGMQDMGAAGITCSTSEMSAKSETGMDVWLDKVPTRQENMKSWEILLSESQERMLVIVEKGKEQIAIDIFDKWDLECVQIGVVTDTEILNYYMNGELVASVPAKPLVLGGGAPVYQREQRLPAYVELIEDYHIDNIQQPEDLWEVFTYLCGLPTVASKRWITQQYDSMVGAANMSTNRPSDVAVVSIKGTKKALAVTTDCNSRYVKADPLAGTALAVAEAARNIACSGGEPLGVTNCLNFGNPYRPEVYWQFASAIEGMRLACTAFKTPVTGGNVSFYNQSNDDGPVDPTPTIGMVGLLEDAEKQMMGLEFRKPGDLIYLLGHIVEDINCSEYVYHYHGVKLSPAPYVNLDEEVALCKALRKVIKAGLIKSAHDVSEGGLAICLLESGFPNNLGCNILLDDSIRADAFLFGESGGRVVVSVSTRDQDAFEDLMETTGVPVLVLGEVTDGNIDVDDEDFGHISEYKEVYMNALEKKLGL; encoded by the coding sequence ATGGCTCAGAAATCAGTCGATCAGCCCGCCACCCTCGAGCAAGCCAAAAAGCTCGGACTCTTGGAAGAAGAATTCAACAGAATCTGTGACATTTTGGGTCGTCAACCCAATTTCACGGAGCTGAGCATCTTTTCCGTGATGTGGAGCGAGCATTGCTCCTATAAAAATTCGATTTTGCAGTTGAAGCGCCTTCCGAAGGAAGGAAAACGCGTTTTGGCCGGTGCAGGCGAAGAAAATGCAGGCTTGATGGACATTGGCGACGGCCTCGCCGTGGCCTTTAAAATCGAAAGCCACAACCACCCCAGCGCGATCGAACCGTACCAAGGTGCGGCTACGGGCGTCGGCGGCATTCACCGCGACATCTTCACGATGGGCGCACGGCCGATTTGCAGCCTCAATTCGCTCCGATTCGGCAACCTTGACCTCGCCAAGACCAAACACTTGGTCAAAGGTGTCGTCAAAGGTATCGGTGACTACGGCAATGCCTTCGGAGTGCCAACGGTCGGCGGCGAAGTCTATTTTGACGATTGCTACAATACCAATCCGCTCGTGAATGCCATGAGCGTCGGCATTGTGAAAATCGGCGAAACGGCAAGTGCCATTGCAAAAGGCCCTGGAAATCCGGTGTTTATCGTCGGTTCGACGACAGGCAAGGACGGCATCCACGGCGCGACCTTCGCATCAGGAGACATCCACGAAGATTCGATCAAGGACCTTCCGAGCGTGCAAGTCGGCGACCCCTTCACAGAAAAATTGCTCCTCGAGGCCAGTTTGGAGGTGATTCGCTCCGGCGCTGTCGTCGGCATGCAAGACATGGGTGCCGCCGGCATCACTTGCTCGACCTCCGAAATGAGCGCGAAATCCGAAACAGGCATGGACGTTTGGCTCGACAAAGTGCCAACGCGTCAGGAAAACATGAAATCCTGGGAAATCCTGCTTTCGGAGAGCCAAGAGCGCATGCTGGTGATCGTCGAAAAGGGCAAGGAGCAGATTGCCATCGACATTTTTGACAAATGGGACCTCGAATGCGTGCAAATCGGCGTCGTGACCGACACGGAGATCCTCAACTATTATATGAATGGCGAATTGGTGGCTTCGGTGCCGGCCAAACCGCTGGTCTTGGGTGGCGGCGCACCGGTCTATCAGCGCGAGCAACGCCTGCCCGCCTACGTAGAACTGATCGAGGACTACCATATCGACAATATCCAACAGCCCGAAGACCTCTGGGAAGTCTTCACGTACCTCTGCGGATTGCCGACTGTCGCCTCCAAGCGCTGGATCACGCAACAATACGACAGCATGGTTGGCGCCGCGAATATGAGCACCAACCGTCCGAGTGACGTCGCGGTCGTCTCGATCAAAGGCACCAAAAAGGCCTTGGCCGTGACGACGGACTGCAACAGCCGTTATGTGAAGGCTGATCCGCTGGCAGGAACCGCCTTGGCGGTGGCAGAAGCTGCGCGGAACATTGCTTGTTCCGGTGGCGAGCCCTTGGGCGTGACCAACTGCCTGAACTTCGGCAACCCTTACCGTCCGGAGGTGTACTGGCAATTTGCAAGCGCCATCGAAGGCATGCGTTTGGCTTGTACTGCTTTCAAGACCCCCGTCACCGGCGGCAACGTGAGCTTTTACAACCAAAGCAACGACGATGGTCCGGTGGATCCGACTCCGACCATCGGCATGGTGGGCCTTTTGGAAGATGCTGAGAAGCAGATGATGGGCCTCGAATTCCGCAAGCCCGGTGACCTGATCTACTTGTTGGGTCACATCGTGGAGGACATTAACTGCTCCGAATACGTTTACCATTACCACGGTGTCAAGCTGAGCCCCGCGCCGTATGTGAATCTGGATGAGGAAGTTGCGCTTTGCAAAGCTCTCCGCAAAGTGATCAAGGCAGGCCTTATCAAAAGTGCCCACGACGTTTCCGAAGGTGGGCTCGCGATCTGTTTGCTGGAAAGCGGATTCCCCAACAACCTGGGCTGCAACATTTTGCTCGATGACAGCATCCGCGCCGATGCCTTCTTGTTTGGCGAAAGCGGCGGACGTGTAGTGGTGAGCGTGAGCACACGCGACCAAGACGCCTTCGAAGACCTGATGGAAACCACCGGCGTGCCGGTTTTGGTTCTCGGCGAAGTCACCGATGGCAACATCGACGTCGATGATGAGGACTTTGGCCACATCTCTGAGTACAAGGAGGTGTATATGAATGCTTTGGAGAAGAAGTTGGGATTGTAA